The Thermococcus thermotolerans genome contains a region encoding:
- a CDS encoding sulfite exporter TauE/SafE family protein produces MQATFAGLGFLVGFLVGLTGVGGGALMTPSLIFLGVEPLTAVGTDLLYATVTRIFGVFFHGRRGRIRYDIALRLFAGSVPAVVLGGIILREIDRAVLNEYLTPLLGGILVLSAVLSLLKGEFDLPVRPRWAYVYLLGFVVGLTVQFTSVGAGVIVSFTLMNVAKLDPKDVVGVTIFYGLVLSAFSFLNYAGIGGVDYGLAGTLILGTIPGVYLGTHVNRTTDREKLKRAINVIILLIGLFTLLSR; encoded by the coding sequence TTGCAGGCCACCTTCGCTGGGCTGGGCTTCCTCGTCGGCTTTCTCGTGGGCCTCACGGGGGTCGGCGGCGGAGCTTTAATGACCCCTTCCCTAATCTTTCTCGGCGTTGAACCCCTAACTGCCGTCGGGACCGACCTGCTATACGCCACCGTCACCAGAATATTCGGAGTCTTTTTCCACGGGAGGCGGGGCAGGATAAGGTACGACATAGCGCTCCGCCTTTTCGCGGGCAGCGTTCCCGCTGTAGTCCTCGGCGGAATAATCCTGAGGGAGATTGACAGGGCAGTTCTGAACGAGTACCTCACGCCGCTCCTCGGGGGCATACTGGTTCTCAGCGCGGTTCTGAGCCTCCTCAAGGGTGAATTCGACCTCCCAGTGAGGCCAAGGTGGGCCTACGTTTACCTCCTCGGCTTCGTCGTAGGATTGACCGTCCAGTTCACCTCGGTCGGGGCGGGGGTTATAGTGAGCTTCACGCTGATGAACGTGGCCAAACTAGACCCGAAGGATGTGGTTGGGGTTACGATATTCTATGGGCTTGTGCTCTCCGCCTTCAGCTTTCTGAACTACGCGGGCATCGGTGGGGTTGATTACGGCCTGGCTGGGACGCTGATCCTCGGGACAATTCCCGGGGTTTACCTCGGCACTCACGTGAACCGTACCACAGATAGAGAGAAGCTTAAAAGGGCGATAAACGTGATAATACTGCTGATTGGACTGTTCACGTTGCTGAGCAGGTGA